Proteins from one Parasteatoda tepidariorum isolate YZ-2023 chromosome 4, CAS_Ptep_4.0, whole genome shotgun sequence genomic window:
- the LOC107455603 gene encoding uncharacterized protein, translating into MAESRHLWTHAETIALIDVWEQRYEQLRSQRRTAHVHEEMQAALCAINIEKTIRQIVVKIDNLTQKYRKTKSSGKHNPTWIYFKRLDSFIDRRHSRRHETNNNYDDQVTNDITKIDEASAVSGAGMGQYPSISIANFQGHDWRNACAAIDLSTKMNRNAAYEEELAGYRLELLSVISSLVEIQRHSLAVQEKIITLATRMANSFYDSHSNVKCEADHQ; encoded by the exons ATGGCTGAATCCAGGCATTTATGGACTCATGCAGAAACTATTGCTCTCATCGATGTCTGGGAACAAAGGTATGAACAACTAAGAAGTCAAAGAAGAACTGCTCATGTTCACGAAGAAATGCAAGCAGCATTATGTGCTATAAACATAGAAAAAACTATTCGCCAGATAGTTGTCAAGATTGACAATTTGACTCAAAAGTACAG GAAAACGAAGTCTTCTGGGAAGCATAACCCTACGTGGATCTATTTCAAACGGCTGGATTCCTTTATAGATCGCCGGCATAGCCGTAGACATGAAACCAATAACAACTATGACGATCAAGTTACTAACGATATTACTAAGATTGACGAAGCTTCAGCTGTTTCAGGTGCTGGGATGGGTCAGTATCCTAGCATATCAATTGCTAATTTTCAAGGCCACGACTGGAGGAATGCCTGCGCTGCCATCGATTTGTCCACTAAAATGAACCGAAACGCAGCTTATGAAGAAGAATTAGCTGGCTACAGACTTGAGTTACTCTCTGTCATTTCCAGCTTAGTTGAAATCCAGAGGCATTCATTGGCTGTGCAAGAAAAAATCATCACTCTGGCCACCAGAATGGCTAACAGCTTCTATGATTCCCATTCAAATGTGAAATGTGAAGCAGACCATCAATGA